Proteins encoded together in one Chryseobacterium sp. G0201 window:
- a CDS encoding bacteriocin-like protein, whose product MKNLKKLTRKELKVFQGGTRYACFCGNGKTVTIVSESLQDAVDSISSECGNSNGNCSAVPNTDIN is encoded by the coding sequence ATGAAAAACTTAAAGAAGTTAACGAGAAAAGAATTAAAGGTATTTCAAGGAGGAACAAGATATGCTTGTTTCTGTGGTAACGGAAAAACGGTAACCATTGTATCAGAAAGTCTTCAGGATGCTGTAGATTCGATAAGCAGCGAATGTGGAAATTCAAATGGTAATTGTTCGGCAGTTCCTAATACAGATATTAATTAA